A single window of Drosophila suzukii chromosome 3, CBGP_Dsuzu_IsoJpt1.0, whole genome shotgun sequence DNA harbors:
- the pzg gene encoding pneumococcal serine-rich repeat protein, with protein MNNQLNPATYRKFNNLLSSGAVTVTGPSQPRILKTTRLVVPGGGGGGGGASSGGASAGGASSAVGIAQQQAVSDAEAGNLGVGGLATRCYICDDRCEPQTSLTEMCTTHTATKFPNKLAQLVGEGFLVIVCGEDYVCTRCTNLVNYYDRLENDVERVKTNLISLLNKKYAINEDAGLEGSPPLKMQKMVTGAANRSLEESPSGELLRPRKVLQGNPVGQPKIAAGATQSSVQGTQTVQRKATKIYKCTSCDYKTSDMRLFNTHYETCKQQTFQCKTCRKIFPHFGAMKQHMVRDHNTAMDNTCAMCHINFVNEASLRKHMETNHATNVLVTSTTTIPAAAAPVAAAAAAAAAAATENLNVVGASLYTCNHCQFKSTDKGVFDEHMRKHSAGKPKPFKCRLCSQRFETREAATVHAKQHQTNFFKCGTCSMTFPKRELLVKHFEVHQNPAAAAVSPKQPVSQNLNTQKLLQETIDEALSDSVPASASTAAVATTEAENNIRFFSCSICSLTFIQETYYNHHMETHRRDKKGASAGATALNSAATALLSDEPGEASGKGGDEGGEQNAEADIESLFEKLHSDKNESGEANKAGSKGGEMVITSQEGSGGITFNITIPQPDGDQSQKDSPNATAPVSVSIDMPNLDQAEDESQSQGSIDAKGDSGDASSADSKSNAAPVSMPSLDDDNEAAAAEAEAAEETKATSKTGQEKSKAKAGESAKAKEAAAAEEPQPSDEGEAGSKREATDTPTTESEAAAATADGAESGEGEVTAGTGAEGEAGEAAGGEHVAMELDEAMQAQVDGGQIKFIVNENGHLLQLDNHILTDAEGNQIIVQDPEQIQQLLQSVGVLQSGEGLEGETLQMMTDGSGQMVLVHGDNNEQQLIDASLLNSEGQLIIQQGQDGEEGAHVISEDGTRIPVSVSYTEDGQPIVQVQQQVLEAAQQAAASASGSADDKEAAAASAGEEVQVSEASSATASTTVVATSTASSSGGASGGSFFALEEFTETKAD; from the exons ATGAACAACCAACTGAACCCGGCCACCTACCGCAAGTTCAATAATCTGCTCAGTAGCGGAGCGGTCACCGTGACCGGTCCCAGTCAGCCGCGCATCCTCAAGACGACGCGCCTAGTGGTGCCCGGTggcggcggcggaggaggaggtgccTCGTCCGGTGGCGCCTCAGCCGGAGGCGCCTCATCCGCCGTCGGCATCGCCCAACAGCAGGCGGTAAGCGATGCGGAGGCGGGAAACCTTGGAGTCGGCGGCCTGGCCACGCGGTGCTACATCTGCGATGATCGGTGCGAGCCACAGACTTCGCTCACCGAGATGTGCACCACCCACACGGCCACCAAGTTCCCCAACAAACTGGCGCAGCTCGTGGGCGAGGGCTTCCTCGTCATTGTCTGCGGCGAGGATTACGTGTGCACGCGCTGCACCAACCTGGTCAACTACTACGACCGCCTGGAGAACGATGTGGAGCGCGTCAAGACGAACCTCATCAGTCTGCTAAACAAGAAGTATGCCATTAACGAGGACGCGGGCCTGGAGGGCAGTCCGCCGCTCAAGATGCAGAAGATGGTCACCGGAGCCGCTAATCGGTCGTTGGAGGAGAGTCCTAGTGGGGAATTGCTGCGACCACGCAAGGTCCTGCAGGGCAACCCAG TGGGCCAGCCCAAGATCGCCGCAGGAGCCACCCAGAGCAGCGTCCAGGGCACGCAAACAGTCCAACGCAAGGCCACCAAGATATACAAGTGCACCTCGTGCGACTACAAGACCTCCGACATGCGGCTGTTCAACACGCATTATGAGACCTGCAAGCAGCAGACCTTCCAGTGCAAGACCTGCCGCAAGATCTTCCCGCACTTCGGGGCCATGAAGCAGCACATGGTGCGCGACCACAACACCGCCATGGACAACACTTGTGCCATGTGCCACATCAACTTCGTGAACGAAGCGAGCCTGCGCAAGCACATGGAGACCAATCACGCCACCAACGTGCTGGTGACCAGCACTACTACCATCCCAGCAGCCGCTGCTCCGGTGGCTGCCGCTGCGgccgccgctgctgccgccgccACCGAGAATCTGAACGTGGTCGGAGCCTCGCTGTACACATGCAATCATTGCCAGTTTAAGTCCACGGACAAGGGAGTCTTCGATGAGCATATGCGCAAGCATTCTGCTGGCAAGCCCAAGCCGTTCAAGTGTCGCCTGTGCTCGCAGCGCTTCGAGACGCGCGAAGCGGCTACTGTGCACGCCAAGCAGCATCAGACCAATTTCTTCAAGTGCGGAACTTGCTCGATGACCTTCCCCAAGCGGGAGCTGCTTGTCAAGCACTTCGAAGTGCACCAGAATCCGGCCGCAGCTGCGGTCTCGCCCAAACAGCCGGTCAGCCAGAATCTGAATACCCAGAAGCTGCTCCAAGAGACCATTGACGAGGCACTCAGCGACAGTGTGCCTGCTTCGGCTTCGACAGCTGCTGTGGCCACCACCGAAGCGGAGAACAACATCCGCTTCTTCTCGTGCAGCATTTGCTCGCTGACGTTCATCCAGGAGACGTACTACAACCACCACATGGAGACCCACAGGCGTGACAAGAAGGGCGCCTCGGCCGGAGCCACTGCCCTCAATTCGGCAGCCACGGCCTTACTGAGCGACGAGCCGGGAGAGGCATCCGGAAAAGGTGGAGACGAGGGCGGCGAGCAGAATGCTGAGGCCGATATTGAGAGCCTATTCGAGAAGCTCCACTCCGACAAGAACGAGAGCGGCGAGGCGAACAAGGCGGGAAGCAAAGGCGGCGAGATGGTAATCACCTCGCAGGAGGGCAGCGGGGGCATCACCTTCAACATAACCATCCCCCAGCCGGACGGTGACCAGTCGCAAAAGGATTCGCCCAATGCCACAGCTCCCGTCTCCGTTAGCATTGATATGCCAAACCTGGATCAAGCCGAAGACGAATCCCAGTCTCAGGGCAGCATCGACGCCAAGGGCGACAGCGGTGACGCTTCCTCCGCCGACAGCAAATCCAATGCAGCTCCCGTGTCCATGCCCAGTTTAGATGATGACAATGAGGCTGCAGCTGCCGAGGCTGAGGCCGCAGAGGAAACCAAGGCGACCAGTAAAACAGGTCAAGAGAAATCCAAGGCCAAGGCCGGAGAAAGTGCCAAGGCGAAGGAGGCCGCTGCTGCAGAGGAACCCCAACCCTCGGACGAAGGAGAAGCCGGGTCAAAGCGTGAGGCCACGGATACGCCCACAACCGAGTCGGAGGCAGCTGCCGCGACCGCAGACGGCGCTGAATCTGGTGAGGGCGAGGTGACCGCCGGCACAGGAGCCGAGGGTGAGGCTGGAGAGGCTGCCGGTGGTGAGCATGTGGCCATGGAACTGGACGAAGCCATGCAGGCGCAGGTGGACGGCGGTCAGATCAAGTTCATCGTCAACGAGAACGGTCATCTCCTCCAGCTGGATAACCACATCCTGACCGACGCCGAAGGCAACCAGATAATTGTGCAAGATCCCGAGCAGATCCAGCAGCTGCTGCAAAGTGTGGGGGTGCTGCAATCTGGCGAAGGACTCGAAGGCGAAACCCTTCAAATGATGACCGATGGCAGTGGCCAAATGGTACTTGTCCACGGCGACAACAATGAGCAGCAGCTGATCGATGCCTCCCTATTGAACTCCGAGGGACAATTAATTATCCAGCAAGGACAGGATGGTGAGGAAGGCGCCCACGTCATCAGTGAGGATGGCACCCGCATCCCAGTTTCCGTATCGTACACGGAAGATGGCCAGCCCATCGTCCAAGTTCAACAACAGGTCTTGGAGGCCGCCCAACAGGCGGCAGCCAGTGCCTCCGGCAGTGCCGATGACAAGGAGGCGGCTGCCGCCTCGGCCGGCGAGGAAGTGCAAGTGTCGGAAGCATCCAGTGCAACGGCATCCACCACCGTAGTGGCCACCAGCACAGCCAGCAGCAGTGGCGGCGCCTCGGGCGGCAGCTTCTTTGCCCTGGAGGAGTTTACGGAGACAAAGGCCGACTAG
- the LOC108013099 gene encoding uncharacterized protein: MADEQHPPKKEPGQDEAQERNAATRFGLEDHEATQQDARVTTLRHAEERRGSMAPPHDKRSVSAKVSQTRLAAENDPNRTNAPVGPKPAPAPARPSDDISSRNSLVQGAAVAPDLPPKPQRSSDADADGESSEVDKKTAKRKSEKRVSPSSSSSEEQVKKEEAKPAPPPPQAQQQRKSIDFAETEAAPIPPPVERREDVPMPPPMMSSLPTDDSKEDVQSLNSKLTNTDITFHPSKVFASKGTNTSGMLYSDEEEEQEEEDLPKVPAEFPDSDLETLFLLACREVKKAGTIALAENEKQQEYTTKKHTNDLVTPTDNIVEETFIKAISSRYPDHNFIAEERTSKSETGMVTLTDDPTWIIDPIDGTMNYVHHFPYYCISVAYLVNQETQFGIIYNPPMKNMYTAQKGKGAQLNGEMIRTSGQINLSSAMVLQEYSSGGNETRNQVAHENAHRLLKRAHAMRSIGSSAMGLAMVASGVADAYYNFGLHVWDMAAGAIIVTEAGGVAMDPAGVELDIMSRRCLAASTEHLALELGSNLEQNYPSPRDDEPRSVNPNEYGPAAETRDFTGQTDFPDSETPDTTDTEQSNEKPAATAN; this comes from the exons ATGGCCGACGAACAGCATCCGCCCAAAAAGGAGCCGGGCCAGGATGAGGCCCAGGAGAGGAACGCTGCCACGCGATTCGGGTTAGAGGACCACGAGGCCACTCAGCAGGATGCCCGGGTGACCACACTGCGACATGCCGAGGAGCGACGTGGCTCCATGGCGCCGCCCCACGATAAGCGCTCGGTTTCCGCTAAGGTATCGCAAACGCGGTTGGCGGCCGAAAATGACCCAAATCGAACCAATGCTCCCGTTGGTCCCAAACCCGCTCCGGCACCGGCCAGGCCTTCGGATGACATTTCCTCTCGTAACTCCTTGGTGCAAGGTGCCGCTGTGGCTCCAGATCTTCCACCAAAACCACAGCGCAGCTCGGACGCCGACGCCGATGGCGAATCCTCTGAAGTGGACAAGAAAACGGCAAAAAGAAAGTCGGAGAAAAGGGTGTCACCATCATCATCCTCCTCGGAGGAGCAGGTGAAGAAGGAAGAAGCGAAACCCGCGCCACCTCCACCACAAGCTCAACAGCAGCGGAAATCCATAGATTTCGCAGAGACAGAAGCTGCTCCCATTCCTCCGCCGGTGGAGAGGCGGGAGGATGTGCCCATGCCGCCGCCGATGATGTCGTCCTTACCGACAGATGATAGCAAGGAAGATGTGCAGAGCTTGAACAGCAAGCTGACCAACACGGACATCACCTTCCATCCATCGAAGGTGTTCGCCTCCAAGGGAACCAACACATCCGGCATGCTCTACTCGGATGaagaggaggagcaggaggaaGAGGATCTTCCCAAGGTGCCGGCCGAGTTCCCCGACAGTGATCTAGAAACACTGTTCCTGCTGGCCTGTCGCGAGGTGAAGAAGGCTGGCACAATTGCCCTGGCGGAGAACGAAAAGCAGCAGGAGTACACCACCAAGAAGCACACCAACGACCTGGTGACTCCCACTGACAACATAGTCGAGGAGACCTTCATTAAGGCCATCAGTTCGCGGTATCCCGACCACAA TTTCATTGCCGAAGAGCGAACATCAAAGTCGGAGACCGGAATGGTGACCCTGACAGATGACCCAACCTGGATAATCGACCCCATCGATGGCACCATGAACTATGTCCACCACTTTCCGTACTACTGCATATCGGTGGCCTATTTGGTGAACCAGGAGACTCAGTTTGGTATAATCTACAATCCGCCAATGAAGAACATGTATACAGCTCAGAAGGGAAAGGGGGCTCAACTGAATGGCGAGATGATCAGGACGTCTGGACAGATCAACCTCTCATCGGCCATGGTCCTGCAGGAGTACAGTTCGGGCGGCAATGAGACGCGCAACCAGGTGGCCCATGAGAATGCCCACCGGCTGTTAAAGAGGGCCCACGC GATGCGTTCGATTGGATCTTCCGCCATGGGCTTGGCCATGGTGGCATCTGGAGTGGCGGATGCCTATTACAATTTCGGACTGCACGTTTGGGACATGGCCGCAGGAGCTATTATAGTCACCGAGGCGGGCGGAGTGGCTATGGATCCGGCTGGAGTCGAACTGGACATCATGTCCCGAAGATGCCTGGCTGCCTCCACCGAGCACCTTGCCTTGGAGTTGGGCAGCAACCTAGAGCAGAACTATCCTTCGCCACGCGACGACGAACCGCGATCCGTAAATCCCAATGAATATGGACCCGCTGCGGAGACCAGGGACTTCACCGGCCAGACGGATTTCCCCGATTCAGAGACCCCAGACACCACGGACACCGAACAGTCCAACGAGAAGCCAGCGGCGACTGCAAACTGA
- the AcCoAS gene encoding acetyl-coenzyme A synthetase, which yields MPAEKSIYDPNPAISQNAYISSFEEYQKFYQESLDNPAEFWSRVAKQFHWETPADPEKFLQYNFNISKGPISIKWMEGASTNLCYNLLDRNVRNGLGDQIAYYWEGNHPDDYSRGLTYRKLLEEVCRFANVLKDHGIRKGDRVSIYMPMILELPIAMLACARIGAVHSIVFAGFSPDSLSERMFDCKAKLLITADGAWRGEKPLYLKALCDTALEKVEEMGHSVEKCIVVSHLKRVTPCQPDHVEEEIPWTDDRDYWWHEEMEDKEPACYPEWMDAEDPLFMLYTSGSTGKPKGVLHTTAGYLLYAATTFKIVFDYKPGDIYWCTADVGWITGHTYVVYGPLANGATSVIFEGTPFFPGNDRYWSVIDKYRVTQFYTAPTAIRALMKYGEGPVLKHNLSGLKVLGSVGEPINPEAWLWYYRYIGKEKCSIVDTFWQTETGGHVITPLPGATPMKPGSASFPFFGVKPTLLDECGIEIKGEGEGYLVFSQPWPGMMRTLYNNHERFEDTYFSKFPGFYCTGDGARRDADGYLWITGRVDDMLNVSGHLMSTAEVESVLTEHPRVAESAVVSRPHPVKGECLYCFITPNENEVFDQKLISDLKKMVRERIGPFAMPDVIQNAPGLPKTRSGKIMRRVLRKIAVNDRNVGDTSTLADEQIVEQLFANRPVEAK from the exons atgCCAGCGGAAAAATCAATATACGATCCTAATCCGGCCATCAGCCAAAATGCCTACATATCCAGCTTCGAGGAGTACCAGAAGTTCTACCAGGAGTCGCTGGACAACCCGGCCGAGTTCTGGTCCCGTGTGGCCAAGCAGTTCCACTGGGAGACGCCCGCCGATCCGGAGAAGTTCCTACAGTACAACTTCAACATCTCCAAGGGACCCATTTCGATCAAATGGATGGAGGGTGCCTCCACCAATTTGTGCTACAACCTCCTGGATCGCAACGTTAGGAACGGTCTGGGCGATCAAATCGCCTATTACTG GGAGGGCAACCACCCCGACGATTATTCCCGTGGCCTCACCTATCGCAAGTTGCTGGAGGAGGTGTGCCGCTTCGCCAATGTGCTGAAGGACCATGGAATCCGCAAGGGCGACCGTGTGTCCATCTACATGCCGATGATACTGGAGCTGCCCATCGCGATGTTGGCCTGTGCCCGCATTGGAGCCGTGCACTCGATCGTTTTCGCCGGATTCTCGCCGGATTCCCTGTCGGAGCGGATGTTCGACTGCAAGGCTAAGCTGCTGATTACGGCCGATGGAGCCTGGCGTGGCGAGAAGCCTCTGTACCTGAAGGCCCTGTGCGACACGGCCTTGGAGAAGGTCGAGGAGATGGGCCACTCGGTGGAGAAGTGCATAGTTGTGTCGCATTTGAAGCGCGTGACTCCCTGCCAGCCTGACCATGTCGAGGAGGAGATCCCATGGACCGACGACCGGGATTACTGGTGGCACGAGGAGATGGAGGACAAGGAGCCAGCCTGCTATCCCGAGTGGATGGATGCCGAGGATCCGCTGTTCATGCTCTACACCAGTGGTTCCACTGGCAAGCCCAAGGGCGTGCTCCACACCACCGCCGGATATCTGCTGTATGCGGCCACCACCTTCAAGATCGTCTTTGACTACAAGCCAGGTGACATCTACTGGTGCACCGCCGATGTGGGCTGGATCACGGGACACACCTACGTGGTGTACGGACCACTGGCCAATGGTGCCACTTCAGTGATT TTTGAGGGCACCCCATTCTTCCCTGGAAACGATCGGTACTGGAGTGTCATTGACAAATATAGGGTCACCCAGTTCTACACAGCTCCCACGGCCATCCGTGCCCTCATGAAGTACGGCGAGGGACCCGTGCTCAAGCACAACCTGAGCGGACTCAA AGTTTTGGGCAGCGTTGGTGAGCCCATCAATCCGGAGGCCTGGCTGTGGTACTATCGCTACATTGGAAAGGAGAAGTGCTCTATTGTGGATACCTTCTGGCAAACGGAAACCGGAGGTCATGTCATCACACCCCTCCCCGGTGCCACTCCCATGAAGCCCGGATCTGCT TCATTCCCCTTCTTTGGCGTGAAGCCCACTTTGCTGGATGAGTGCGGTATCGAAATTAAGGGAGAGGGCGAGGGCTACTTGGTCTTCTCGCAACCTTGGCCTGGAATGATGCGCACCTTGTATAACAACCATGAACGCTTTGAGGACACCTATTTCTCGAAGTTCCCTGGCTTCTACTGCACTGGCGATG GTGCCCGTCGCGATGCTGATGGATACCTGTGGATTACTGGCCGAGTGGACGACATGTTGAACGTGTCCGGACATCTGATGTCCACCGCCGAGGTGGAGTCGGTCCTAACGGAGCATCCTCGTGTGGCTGAGTCCGCCGTGGTCTCCCGTCCGCATCCCGTCAAGGGCGAGTGCCTCTACTGCTTCATCACACCCAACGAGAACGAGGTGTTTGACCAGAAGCTGATTTCCGACCTTAAGAAGATGGTGCGTGAGCGAATTGGACCCTTTGCCATGCCGGATGTCATCCAGAACGCTCCCGGATTGCCCAAAACGCGCTCCGGCAAGATCATGCGCCGTGTGCTGCGCAAGATCGCTGTTAACGATCGCAATGTGGGCGACACCTCAACCCTTGCCGACGAGCAAATTGTGGAGCAACTCTTCGCCAACCGGCCTGTGGAGGCCAAGTAG
- the LOC108012560 gene encoding uncharacterized protein has translation MYPPPATKIKHFGSLRTAAIWAGILGVVQSIIWMGLTITAICAFNCVVYITNDLTYGTMVKTVFFDLYFKGGCKMSPSDYQNYDQTILNTVTTVFDPSQILIWDSVYLGVSVCWLIVSIVLLLWVRKDNPKQTLTAIYTWAFFVAAICCMDIASGVIFGVDYARFNDAALKYNANSVNSGEIYPMAATLIAGGVAAISMMIISFKGFVLWFINFGLLVYLLMRAIRIATDKDGVDTLFNPRKDSNDILTTRPPIRAYEEEKVEIQAYNNAAYLPDTRSVAETIEVNEGAIVRAAHMSMDSNLLDRRFRDLNAFQQYPAPNPQNSRPLRQQSQVPVQETIVVATAGFPQPDYSPQPSPNGILRPHQY, from the exons ATGTATCCACCACCGGCAACGAAAATCAAGCACTTTGGCTCCCTCAGAACAGCCGCCATTTGGGCAGGAATTCTCGGAGTG GTCCAGTCTATCATCTGGATGGGGCTGACCATTACAGCGATATGTGCCTTCAACTGTGTGGTGTACATAACGAATGACTTGACTTATGGCACCATGGTCAAGACAGTTTTCTTCGACCTGTACTTCAAGGGCGGATGCAAGATGAGCCCCTCCGATTACCAGAACTACGACCAAACTATCCTAAACACAGTGACGACAGTTTTCGATCCTAGTCAGATTTTGATCTGGGATTCCGTATACTTGGGCGTTTCTGTCTGCTGGCTCATCGTCTCCATTGTGCTGCTACTGT GGGTGCGCAAGGACAACCCCAAGCAGACACTGACAGCCATATATACCTGGGCCTTCTTTGTGGCCGCCATCTGTTGCATGGATATAGCTTCCGGAGTGATCTTTGGAGTCGATTACGCACGCTTCAATGATGCGGCTTTGAAGTATAATGCCAATAGCGTCAATAGTGGTGAAATCTATCCCATGGCTGCCACTTTAATAGCCGGTGGAGTGGCTGCCATCTCCATGATGATCATCTCCTTCAAGGGATTCGTTCTGTGGTTCATCAACTTTGGACTGCTTGTGTACCTTCTCATGAGAGCTATTCGCATTGCCACCGATAAGGATGGTGTG GATACTTTGTTTAATCCTCGCAAGGATTCCAATGATATTCTGACCACCAGGCCGCCCATTCGCGCCTACGAGGAAGAGAA GGTGGAGATCCAGGCATATAACAATGCCGCCTACCTTCCGGACACCCGCTCCGTGGCGGAGACCATCGAGGTGAACGAGGGCGCCATTGTCCGGGCGGCGCACATGTCGATGGATTCAAATCTGTTGGATCGCCGCTTCCGGGACCTCAATGCCTTCCAGCAGTATCCGGCTCCCAATCCGCAGAACAGTCGCCCGTTGCGCCAACAGTCGCAGGTTCCGGTGCAGGAGACCATTGTGGTGGCCACCGCGGGATTCCCCCAACCCGACTATTCGCCACAGCCCAGTCCCAATGGCATTTTGCGGCCCCACCAGTACTAG
- the Cpr78Ca gene encoding pupal cuticle protein Edg-78E has protein sequence MSFGKIVVLLVLIHLSHCLGDTAPFLASTIYYRNTPPDPFGHYDFEFQTTNGITTKGAGNENGAVGVVQFVSLEGIPVTFSYVADANGYQPTGDQIPAIPLHVIRQLEYIRTHPPVDERRSRRW, from the exons ATGTCGTTTGGCAAG ATTGTGGTGCTCCTGGTCCTTATCCACCTCAGCCATTGTCTCGGAGACACTGCCCCGTTTTTGGCCAGTACCATTTACTACCGGAATACCCCGCCCGATCCCTTTGGTCACTACGATTTCGAGTTCCAGACCACCAATGGGATAACTACCAAGGGAGCTGGGAATGAAAATGGAGCCGTAGGTGTGGTTCAGTTCGTGTCCCTCGAGGGCATTCCCGTAACCTTCTCGTACGTGGCCGATGCCAATGGGTATCAGCCCACCGGAGATCAGATTCCGGCCATTCCGCTGCACGTAATCCGCCAGTTGGAGTACATCCGCACACATCCGCCGGTGGATGAGCGTCGTTCGAGACGTTGGTAA
- the ppl gene encoding glycine cleavage system H protein, mitochondrial encodes MVFITKFARIGLQAARQLSATPLVAVQGRAFHLTSLLAKERRYTNKHEWVELVSGNNAIVGISSYAQEALGDVVFAQLPEPGTELKQDDECGALESVKAASEVYSPVTGKVTEKNAQVEDTPALVNSSCYEKGWLFKVDLKNPQELDGLMTEEQYKTFVSSSDDH; translated from the exons ATGGTTTTCATCACGAAATTTGCAAGGATTGGGCTGCAGGCCGCCCGCCAGCTGAGTGCCACTCCCCTAGTGGCCGTCCAGGGACGCGCCTTCCACCTGACCAGCCTCCTCGCCAAAG AACGTCGCTACACAAACAAACACGAGTGGGTAGAGCTGGTCTCTGGGAACAACGCCATCGTGGGCATCTCCAGTTACGCCCAGGAGGCTCTCGGGGATGTGGTCTTCGCCCAGCTGCCGGAACCGGGCACGGAACTCAAGCAGGATGACGAATGTGGAGCCCTGGAGAGTGTTAAGGCGGCCAGCGAGGTGTACTCTCCAGTTACTGGCAAGGTGACAGAGAAGAATGCCCAGGTGGAGGACACACCGGCCCTAGTCAACAGTAGCTGCTATGAGAAGG GCTGGCTCTTCAAGGTGGACCTCAAGAATCCCCAGGAACTCGATGGCCTCATGACCGAGGAACAGTACAAAACCTTCGTGAGCAGCAGTGACGATCACTAG
- the LOC108013301 gene encoding inositol monophosphatase 1, producing the protein MGDNVDLEKCFEVVSNLVSEAGRLIARNNETRQEFVTKSNDIDLVTQTDKDVEQLLMDGIRRHFPDHKFIGEEESSGEEGVKKLTNDPTWIIDPVDGTMNFVHAFPHSCISVGLKVNKVTELGLVYNPILEQRFTARRGHGAFYNGRRIRVSDQQELSKALITSEFGTTRDEAKMKVVNENFEKMAKRAHGLRVLGSAALNMSMVALGAADANYEFGIHAWDVCAGDLIVREAGGVVIDPAGGDFDIMSRRVLAAATPQLAQEITKVLTQFYPLPRDD; encoded by the exons ATGGGTGACAATGTGGACCTGGAGAAGTGCTTTGAGGTGGTCAGCAATCTGGTCTCCGAGGCTGGCAGG CTAATCGCTCGCAACAATGAGACGCGACAGGAATTTGTGACCAAGAGCAACGACATTGACCTGGTGACCCAGACGGACAAGGATGTGGAGCAGCTGCTGATGGACGGTATTCGCCGGCACTTTCCGGATCACAA gtTCATTGGCGAGGAAGAAAGCAGCGGGGAGGAGGGCGTTAAAAAGCTGACCAATGACCCCACTTGGATCATTGATCCTGTAGATGGAACTATGAACTTTGTCCACGCCTTCCCCCACTCCTGCATATCCGTGGGTCTGAAGGTGAACAAGGTCACCGAGTTGGGTCTGGTCTACAATCCCATCTTGGAGCAGCGCTTCACCGCGAGACGCGGACATGGAGCCTTCTACAACGGGCGGAGGATCCGTGTGAGTGATCAGCAGGAACTGAGCAAAGCTCTGATCACCAGTGAGTTCGGAACCACCCGGGATGAGGCCAAGATGAAGGTCGTCAACGAGAACTTCGAGAAGATGGCCAAAAGGGCGCATGG TTTACGCGTCCTGGGTTCGGCAGCCCTCAATATGTCGATGGTTGCTCTGGGAGCCGCCGATGCCAATTATGAGTTTGGCATCCATGCTTGGGATGTCTGTGCCGGGGATTTGATTGTTCGTGAGGCCGGAGGAGTGGTAATCGATCCCGCTGGCGGTGACTTCGACATTATGTCACGAAGGGTCCTGGCAGCAGCCACTCCCCAGTTGGCGCAGGAAATAACCAAGGTGCTAACGCAGTTCTATCCATTACCTCGCGATGATTAA